A genomic segment from Schistocerca piceifrons isolate TAMUIC-IGC-003096 chromosome 4, iqSchPice1.1, whole genome shotgun sequence encodes:
- the LOC124794672 gene encoding protein lines-like yields MQQYICREDIHHHRFATLQEFKVNFMVLKRTSLVPSVPTMGEPVKKKQRVDEITDINLQSDGDTTVEEELAAIQQHILNQCLCPVSETCLWKPFQGVKLVSEEQGDYRIPVLSEWSRDRILLFVSILQLLCEVAIKQNSKGTLCSRIGEICDVLVRNEYGLIEQLIEFSSHPDPFVCFAASRALSAFLIVSKSHVNPTWLESLTENILITTLPQKISFSLEVIKHVVEWKDIDNHPLEDNSEDRPPTGCVVTSLSDPESLDTSQVKCLCIKALESKWPAVVRKFDGLIASYSNEHESSIITFLGLWEAIISVKANLSVVDTKPFYAHLDSFVGLLNSAVPAGIWKHLLALFNEVLCYGSTLALQDILAEEPCALAHLVVRSVKDWHLLDTLPYRGGSGRFGGGAGDGDRPLLQKMVLLVLKSVAVTVKETRCDSSSDSSLGSEADDVDADMAVIERSIREVLRQLDNCVKTLLPFHPETPLAQWVVQLFTDQDDALIEGMVCCLDVAVGLFYRSSTQVDLGRTLSPGTTFVQFLRAVSHDPDVLLDLLVSNETCFLLYLLRLLKFIRRNWEDFVACCGRELDDTMSVLIRLRLAIDRLVSKALFPYNINPVLRLLEKCEQMYEVNDS; encoded by the coding sequence ATGCAACAATATATTTGTCGTGAGGATATACATCACCATAGATTTGCCACACTACAGGAATTTAAAGTGAATTTCATGGTCCTTAAAAGGACATCCTTAGTACCTTCGGTACCAACAATGGGTGAGCCTGTGAAGAAAAAGCAAAGAGTTGATGAAATAACTGACATAAATTTGCAGAGTGACGGTGATACGACTGTGGAGGAGGAATTGGCTGCGATACAGCAGCACATTCTGAATCAGTGTTTGTGCCCTGTGTCAGAAACATGTCTGTGGAAACCTTTTCAAGGCGTGAAACTTGTGTCTGAAGAACAAGGAGATTACCGCATACCAGTGCTGTCGGAATGGAGCCGTGACAGAATCCTGTTATTTGTTAGCATATTGCAGCTTTTATGTGAAGTTGCTATTAAACAAAATTCGAAGGGCACTCTGTGTAGTCGAATTGGTGAAATATGTGACGTTCTAGTTAGGAATGAATACGGTTTGATTGAGCAACTCATAGAGTTTTCTTCGCACCCAGATCCCTTTGTATGCTTCGCTGCTAGCAGAGCTTTGTCAGCCTTTTTAATAGTGTCTAAATCTCAcgttaatcctacctggttagAAAGCCTTACAGAAAATATTCTCATTACAACATTgccacaaaaaatttctttttctttagaaGTAATTAAACATGTTGTAGAATGGAAAGATATTGATAATCATCCATTAGAGGACAACAGTGAGGACAGGCCACCAACTGGTTGTGTTGTGACGAGTTTATCTGATCCAGAAAGCTTGGACACTAGCCAAGTAAAATGCTTGTGCATAAAAGCACTAGAATCTAAGTGGCCAGCAGTAGTCAGAAAATTTGATGGATTGATAGCATCATACTCTAATGAACATGAATCATCTATCATAACATTCCTTGGTTTGTGGGAAGCAATCATTTCAGTTAAAGCAAATCTATCTGTAGTTGACACAAAACCTTTTTATGCCCACTTGGACAGCTTTGTAGGACTGCTCAATTCAGCTGTTCCTGCTGGCATTTGGAAACATTTGTTAGCGTTGTTCAATGAAGTTCTTTGTTATGGCAGTACACTTGCATTGCAGGATATATTGGCTGAAGAACCTTGTGCACTGGCTCATTTGGTGGTGCGAAGTGTGAAAGACTGGCATTTGTTGGATACTCTTCCATATCGCGGTGGTAGTGGAAGGTTTGGTGGTGGTGCAGGTGATGGTGATCGTCCATTACTGCAAAAAATGGTTTTGCTGGTGCTGAAGAGTGTTGCTGTGACTGTGAAAGAAACAAGATGTGATAGCTCGAGTGACAGTTCCCTTGGTTCAGAGGCAGATGATGTGGATGCTGACATGGCTGTCATTGAACGAAGTATTAGAGAAGTGCTCCGTCAATTGGACAACTGTGTGaagacactgcttccctttcaccctGAAACACCTCTTGCCCAGTGGGTTGTTCAGTTGTTTACAGACCAGGATGATGCCTTAATTGAAGGAATGGTATgttgtttggatgtagctgtaggtTTATTTTACCGAAGCAGTACTCAGGTTGACTTAGGACGTACATTGAGTCCAGGAACAACTTTTGTACAGTTTCTTAGAGCTGTTTCTCATGATCCAGATGTGCTACTGGATCTCCTTGTCTCAAATGAGACTTGCTTTTTGCTGTACCTGTTACGCTTGTTGAAGTTCATACGTCGAAATTGGGAGGACTTTGTCGCTTGTTGTGGTAGAGAACTGGATGACACGATGTCTGTTCTAATAAGATTACGCCTTGCGATTGACAGGCTTGTGTCCAAAGCCCTGTTCCCGTATAATATTAATCCTGTGCTGAGGCTGTTAGAGAAGTGTGAACAGATGTACGAAGTTAATGACAGCTAG